One stretch of Clavibacter michiganensis DNA includes these proteins:
- a CDS encoding molybdopterin-dependent oxidoreductase → MRTLMHEARRRLASPARTTRLAVVIGRLLGLAFLVCFATGLYSHFLQDPLPWMRFPTAPVSLYRVTQGIHITAGIACVPLLLAKLWIVFPELLTYPPVTGVVSFLERASIAVFVGASLLEVTMGLLNTFQWVPFPFYFRQTHFALAFVVIGSLAIHIGVKLPAIARHWRRGQADESPIVEDAPGVDGAPAAAPRGVTGRVLAWIDDTPVTPTPVARRGFLVAVGASVVAVVGLTAGQSFRILAPFNAFGPRVMGTGPQALPVNRTAEAAGVTETAMDPGWTLTVSNGSASRAFTMDDLRGMGLVTATLPISCVEGWSQSATWRGVRLMDLMDAVGADAGARLRVTSLERSGGFRRTEMGPEYVRDPLTLVALELDGAPLDIQHGYPARMIAPGRPGVLQTKWLSTLEVM, encoded by the coding sequence ATGCGGACGCTGATGCACGAGGCCAGGCGGCGCCTGGCCTCGCCCGCGCGCACGACCCGGTTGGCGGTCGTGATCGGCCGGCTCCTCGGCCTCGCCTTCCTGGTCTGCTTCGCGACGGGCCTCTACAGCCACTTCCTGCAGGACCCGCTGCCGTGGATGCGCTTCCCGACCGCGCCCGTGTCGCTGTACCGGGTGACGCAGGGGATCCACATCACCGCCGGCATCGCGTGCGTGCCGCTGCTGCTCGCCAAGCTCTGGATCGTCTTCCCCGAGCTGCTGACGTACCCGCCCGTCACCGGCGTGGTCTCGTTCCTCGAGCGCGCGTCCATCGCCGTGTTCGTCGGGGCGTCGCTGCTCGAGGTGACGATGGGCCTCCTTAACACGTTCCAGTGGGTGCCGTTCCCCTTCTACTTCCGGCAGACGCACTTCGCGCTGGCGTTCGTGGTGATCGGGTCGCTCGCGATCCACATCGGCGTGAAGCTGCCCGCCATCGCCCGGCACTGGCGGCGCGGGCAGGCGGACGAGTCGCCCATCGTCGAGGACGCGCCCGGCGTGGACGGTGCGCCCGCTGCCGCGCCCCGCGGCGTCACCGGTCGCGTGCTCGCCTGGATCGACGACACCCCCGTCACGCCCACCCCCGTCGCCCGCCGCGGCTTCCTCGTCGCGGTCGGCGCGTCCGTCGTCGCGGTCGTGGGCCTCACCGCCGGGCAGTCGTTCCGGATCCTCGCCCCGTTCAACGCCTTCGGCCCGCGCGTCATGGGCACCGGCCCGCAGGCGCTGCCCGTCAACCGCACGGCCGAGGCCGCGGGGGTCACCGAGACCGCGATGGATCCCGGGTGGACGCTCACCGTCTCGAACGGATCCGCCTCCCGCGCCTTCACCATGGACGACCTCCGCGGCATGGGGCTCGTCACCGCGACGCTCCCCATCTCCTGCGTCGAGGGCTGGAGCCAGTCGGCGACCTGGCGCGGGGTCCGCCTCATGGACCTGATGGACGCCGTCGGCGCGGATGCGGGCGCGCGCCTGCGCGTCACGAGCCTCGAGAGGAGCGGCGGCTTCCGGCGCACCGAGATGGGCCCGGAGTACGTGCGCGACCCGCTCACCCTCGTGGCGCTCGAGCTCGACGGCGCGCCGCTCGACATCCAGCACGGCTACCCGGCGCGCATGATCGCGCCCGGGCGTCCCGGCGTGCTGCAGACCAAGTGGCTCTCGACCCTGGAGGTCATGTGA